Within Miscanthus floridulus cultivar M001 unplaced genomic scaffold, ASM1932011v1 fs_289_3, whole genome shotgun sequence, the genomic segment CACGTTGGCGACTAGACAATAACTGCACCGCCGTCCACGTACCATGATCAGCTCAGCAATGGTGTCAGCCTGTCAGGTCCTCATGCGAGGAAGAAGAATGGATGGATATACGGCCGGTGCGCGTACCTAAGGGAGCTGTAGTCGCTGTAGGAGACCTTGCTGGTAGCCGGAGAGCAGCCGGTGCAAGAGCGCTGGGAGGCGGACGCCATCATGGCCGCCGACGCCACCGACAGCGCCACGGTGGCGATGCGGAGGGCGAGGCTGGCCGCATCCGACGACCCGTCGGACTTGCCACCACCAGCCATGGTTCAGAGAACTCAACGAGCAATCGCATCTCCTATGCTAATAATAAAGCAGCGCCTATAGTTCTTCCAATTATTGGGGATAGCATTTATTTCAAATTATACCTTTGCTAATGATTCTGACAGCAGCATGCAGTTAGGAACTACTACTGCTACACATACACATTTGTAGAAAGAATATATGTATAAAAAAGTACTAGATAGTCTTATGCGGTCGAATGAGGTGGATCACTACTGGAcgcagggtctttgccgagggcctgaagccctcggcaaaggctcttcAGCCGTCGGCgaaggatttgccgagggcagccctcggtgAAGAACCCTCGGGAAAAAAAACGTCGGCGaaggactctttgccgagggccttttatcgggcactcggcaaagtatttgccgagggctaacgGCGACCCTCGGCAAAGTAAAGTAGCCGTTAGGTACCCGGTTATTTTccacggcttctttgccgagggctgacatacaggccctcggcaaagacctattttcttttttttctcggaatttctttgccgagagctatatctaaggccctcggcaaagacctacgtttttatttttgtctcggaatttctttaccgagggctgtgttcaaaaccctcggcaaagacctactttttaatttttcctgggaatttctttgccgagggctatggctaaggccctcggcaaagacctgtttttaatttttcctgggattttctttgccgagggctatggtcaaggccctcggcaaagaccagtgAAAATTTTCAACATTCCACCTGTTTCTTGCTTTCCATGCagacaaaatatatatatatatatattcaacagCAGAAATATCCCACAAATATCACaatcatcacatatatctcacaaatatcacatatatctcacagatATCACATGTATCATCACAAGTCCAAATTCAACAATTCCATAAGTCCACAATCTAACTCAAGTGTCAAGTCCACAAGTTCAAATCCGACTGAGGCTGGCCAACCTCTCCAACCGTCTGGCCTCTGCGTCACCAACCTTCCCAACCGTCTGGCCTCTGCGTCGAGGGTGGTGTAACGAAGCCTCCAGAATCAGGTGACGCACGAGGGGGGTTATTGGAACccgccgactgaggctgcacaaacAATTATATGCTTATGTGAGATTGCAGTAATTATTCTAGGACTACAGTTTTAGTATTTAGACAGAAACCTATCAAAATTTTTATAGCTAGTGTTGTCTGGGTTTCTATGTCATACAAGCAAATCAGTAGCTAGTGTTCTCTGGGTTTCTATGTCACACAAGCGAGAAGTGAACTTTAacgcttacaggagtagctgcaaacGCGTGCGGCACCTGAGGCGGAGGAGCTGACATCTGCACAGGCACACCCGTCTTCTGCCCAAGAGCTTGCATGATTTGCATCATTTCTGCAATCCTGACCTCCTGGGCCTGCCGAGCGGCCTGCTCAGCCTCCAGCCGAGCAGTGAGGGCCGTGATCTGCGCCGTCTTCTCGTTgttctgggcctgcaatattgcactccaatatttcagtaatgcaaaactaactcaagtgtgagaatattaatttacgacgagtaaaacaataATTACCTCGAGCGCATCGACCCGCTGCAGTGTCGGAGTAGGccgtgagcgtatgggctggctggaactcgtgctctgtgctcggagcTGGCTCAGAGTGGGAACAGTGGTGGGGTCGATGGCGGCGTTCGCAATCCACGTCCGGCCGTGCTTCCTGCCGCCACCGAGCCTCATGATGGCCTCGGCATCAATGGGCTCGGTG encodes:
- the LOC136531139 gene encoding uncharacterized protein isoform X2 — protein: MLRPAATHHQGSRSLPGFKSAYEAAHPDEDVSMFTAWAMSHQTRVAGDVTWDPAAPREAYSDPNVYTKVQEYTSAVQQRHGPEYDVRTEPIDAEAIMRLGGGRKHGRTWIANAAIDPTTVPTLSQLRAQSTSSSQPIRSRPTPTLQRVDALEAQNNEKTAQITALTARLEAEQAARQAQEVRIAEMMQIMQALGQKTGVPVQMSAPPPQPQSAGSNNPPRASPDSGGFVTPPSTQRPDGWEGW
- the LOC136531139 gene encoding uncharacterized protein isoform X1 — protein: MLRPAATHHQGSRSLPGFKSAYEAAHPDEDVSMFTAWAMSHQTRVAGDVTWDPAAPREAYSDPNVYTKVQEYTSAVQQRHGPEYDVRTEPIDAEAIMRLGGGRKHGRTWIANAAIDPTTVPTLSQLRAQSTSSSQPIRSRPTPTLQRVDALEAQNNEKTAQITALTARLEAEQAARQAQEVRIAEMMQIMQALGQKTGVPVQMSAPPPQVPHAFAATPPQSAGSNNPPRASPDSGGFVTPPSTQRPDGWEGW